A region of Prosthecodimorpha staleyi DNA encodes the following proteins:
- a CDS encoding type III secretion system chaperone — protein sequence MGPNDISIMLARVAETAGWQSVTAYETSGLWVVELDAETEVAIQVEAERGLIYATVDAGALADATGSADETIRLLMTMNGEAAATGGLAFGLSPDGARITLAAPFALQGAEAALAAGLPALAARAGQWRTVLTAPAEPAQPLSGDEMVMRV from the coding sequence ATGGGACCGAACGACATAAGCATCATGCTGGCCCGGGTGGCCGAAACGGCTGGCTGGCAGAGCGTCACGGCCTATGAAACCTCCGGCTTGTGGGTGGTCGAACTGGACGCCGAGACCGAAGTGGCGATCCAGGTCGAAGCCGAGCGTGGTCTGATCTATGCGACGGTCGATGCCGGCGCGCTGGCCGATGCGACCGGGTCGGCGGACGAGACGATCCGTCTCCTGATGACGATGAACGGCGAGGCGGCGGCGACCGGCGGTCTGGCTTTCGGCCTGTCGCCCGACGGTGCCCGGATCACGCTCGCCGCTCCCTTCGCGTTGCAGGGCGCAGAGGCCGCGCTGGCCGCCGGCCTGCCGGCGCTCGCCGCCCGCGCCGGGCAGTGGCGCACGGTGCTGACCGCGCCGGCCGAACCGGCGCAGCCGCTTTCCGGCGACGAGATGGTGATGCGGGTCTGA